The DNA window ATATACATGGCACTCTTTTTTTGTATCTTTGCCCATCTAAATCATAATCGAAATGATGAACAATAAGAAAATCGCCGTAGACTTTGACGGAACCATTGTTGATGATGCCTATCCCGCGATCGGCAAGCCGAAAATTTTCGCTTTTGAAACATTGAAGAGATTACAGTCTGAAGGATACCGCCTGATCCTGTGGACCTATAGGCACGGGAAGACCCTTGATGAGGCCGTAGAATTCTGCAGAAAGAACGGTGTTGAATTTTATGCCGTGAA is part of the Chryseobacterium camelliae genome and encodes:
- a CDS encoding BT0820 family HAD-type phosphatase, whose protein sequence is MMNNKKIAVDFDGTIVDDAYPAIGKPKIFAFETLKRLQSEGYRLILWTYRHGKTLDEAVEFCRKNGVEFYAVNSSFEGEVFDCETQSRKLDADWFIDDRNLGGFPGWGEIYNIIQDRIEFRVEGKEVLAYSKLKKEKKKGLFW